tcagtcaattgatcTAAATTCATCAGGCATAATGTGAATATTAAATTTCACCTCGAATTCACCATtacggaacaaaaatataaacgcaacatgcaacaatttcaacaaatttactgagttacagttcatataaggaaatcagtaaattgatcTAAATTCATCAGGCATAATGTGAATATTAAATTTCACCTCGAATTCCCCATTACGGAACAAAaagctatggatttcacatgactgggcaggggtgcccACTGGAGGCCAGGCCCAGCCAAACAGAAttagttttccccacaaaatggctttactacagacagaaatactcctcagcatgaAGTGTACCGTAACAGTTTTCCTTAGGTTGGGTTTATTTCATTCatgcccacatgcccacagcaGCTGCACCCGACCCAATCGTAATGCCCATtgtcaatttggtttgacattcgaTATCCATAtcgggctagttagggaccatcagtaaattacacaatgtacagtacatgggacaatatttttttttaggtcaatgacttaaaaacctcacACCAACTAAAAttaatatacaaatattgaaagcatttgaTGAGACAACTAGaagatgtgcaacatgaaaatactgtgtaacattgtgtaatttattgatggTTCCCAACTAGCCCTAGAGATAGGCTACCCAAtgtcaaaccaactttgccacggTTGCACACCAGCCAGCTGAAGCTAATTGGAGAAAGAAGTTGGCTAGCATTAGCTAGCCTAGGCGACTTCAAGACAAGACCTGGTTAGACTGTTTCAAGTTATCTAAAAGGGTGAGTGACtaactgtgtactgttttggcaGAGTGAATGTACAAACGCTTGCCatgtgcgaacacacacacacaagacacccaCATTATACAACCGCCACAAGACAACTCTCgtttggcttcagtcatggccgctgcATTTCTTAATGACCAACCCGAAAAATggggccaaatcaggaagttcagCCCCCCTTTAATGAAGTATCTTCTGTGGTTGTTTTTTGATTAGAACTGGTAGGGAAGAGAAAgggaagggggatacctagtcagttgcacaactgaatgcattcaaccgaaacaCCTCGGGGGGGGGCTGCCTTTATCGGCGCCAAGGCATAAATGATTGCCGTCAAGGCAGCGAGCGGTAGACCATGAGATTAATATGGGTGGGGTTGATGTATACAGTAGATAATGTTCTCACCGCTCTGCCGTTGTCCTCTGTGAACACTGCTTGGTGCAGGTAGGCAAATATCTTGGTCTCAATATGGAGAAGAACCTTGAGATGAAGGAAGAGGGGATACAGTAAACGTCTGAATCTGAATAACAACAGGGAGACAGTAGGATGGAAGAGGTGGATGGATGGGGAGACTCACATTGTGGTCATTGTCCTTTTCCTCACAGATTATTTTTTCCACCTCATTACTGCTGTCCTTCTTCACTGTCTGCACCTCTGCTGAAGTGGACAagttctggaacacacacacagttaggtCAACAAAAACTCAATAGTCAGCTGACCATTAGTAAAGTTTCCTGATTTCTGATTCTCATTAAATTCTTAAGGAAGTGGGCCATGTAATACCTGGACCAGGCTAAGGGTGTCCAGGCGGAAGTTGAAATCCCCAAACAAGAAGAAAGGGAGTGGGGTGTAGCTGCTGTCTGATATCCTGGAAGGAAATGACAGCGGTATTAATCGAAGTTGTCTCATTGCAAAAGCCTTATATCTCTCAAGTAGTTGCACTTGATTGTTCTCCAAAGCTGAGAATGGACAGGCTTACCTGTTGATGACATATCTGAGGGCCTTTTGGCGGTTGTCTGAGTAAATGGAGGGACTGGTGTTACAGGCAATGAGGTTGGAGGCATCATGGAAGAGGTGTACGTTGACTAGGTCCAGACCCCTGccgagagcacacacacacacacacacacacaaagtgagaAGTGGCAGGCGGATCTATGAAAACAATTGGGAAGATATTTGTTCTTGCCTTCTATCAAATctagatgtgtgtatgtgtgtgaactgTTCAGTGGTAGTTACGAAGAGCTTACTTATTAGTGAGTGCACTCGGGGTAATGCTAGTCCACAAACAGACACATTTGTCTCCTGTGCCAAGCATTCACTCCTTTTCTGCTGCTGCCACCTCAACACAATTAATGTGCATCCAACAGGCAGGCTGTGTTTACTTACAGGGTGACCTTGTAGCACTCTGCCCATGAACTCCTTTTGTCTAAGACCGAGTGGTAGTGACACAGGAGGGCAAATAGTAACTATTGTGCAGAGGAAACCGATGGTGTTTGCTGAGCTTCAGCTTCAAACACTGCAGTAGCAATGAGCAATGGGCTGACAGTTGGCTGTGACTGTTTGAGCAGCCTCACTCTCTGTGGGTCCCTGTCTATTGATGAGCTGTGatagtagacagtagagtagagtaatgtagagtagagtagagcacgtACTGGTTGTGAATGATCCATCGGGTCCTCATAAAGCCCTTCCTAGACCATTTGAACTGCAAAACATATCACACAACAGAAGCTATACCTATGAATGTTTGTATGTGAAATGTTCAACAAATAGCACCATTTAACTAACTCATTGGAGGGCCATTCTGGTAATTATTGATAATTCAATACAATTTGTCTCATATCCCTGTCAGATTGGGCAGACTCCCCCTTCAGCCCCTATAGACCCATTTGTCCCAACACCTCCCAGCCCACACACTTACATCGGGCCAGAAATTCTTCAGGAATTTTTCTTTCTCCACTGTGGTTACCTCATCCAGAGAGCCTACATACTTGTTCTGTCCAGACACTGCTTTAAAATCCTTAactgtgagagggagagaggtgtggaagggTAAAAGAGTGAGAAAACATGCAAACACAAATCAGTAAAGTGATGTCCAGCTCATAACAGCATCATATGTGATCAGAGAACCTATAATCAGGCCATTAGGCAGTGTTTGGTCGCTGTGCACTGATCTGACTGGCGACACAGAACATGGCAGGCCTGGGATGTTTATGGCTCTTCCATAAGCCTTTTCTGAAGAGCTTTTTCGTGACTGGACTATGCAACAAGAAAATAACACATCTCACTTTCAATTCAGATTCCCTGATATGTCTGGGCCAAAAGAGGTGGCCATCACCCGGCGGCATTCAAAAGATGATCAGACACGTTGTATAAAAATACAGCGAGGAATCGCCAGACTGACATACAAAATTGCTCTTACTTCCTCCTAAACTCTTTTGTGCCAAACTCTAATTATATTATAATCATGATATATTACAAAGGGCCAAGTTTGCACACCAGGACTGATGCAGATGTTCTGAAATTATCGCCATGTGCAGGGCCTGAATGGAAGTGATTCATCATAAGGTGATAACAAAATGTCATTCATCTTTTGTTATTCAAAGTGAATAATGATGTCATACAGATATGATTGTAATGTCCTTACCATTAAAATCATATTGGTAGATGTTTTTCAATGACTTATGGATGAAGTACATGCTTCCCAGGGCCTGTAAGGACAAAGAATACAATTCAAGCTCCGTTAAAACAATTGCTGAGAATGGCAGTTTGCTGCATTGATGATAGTATAGAGTTTGATTTAAGTTTGCAATTTGATGATGTACATTAGCTAGTACAGTACAGGTAGTCTGATTTTTTTGAGGTAGTGAATATAGTACGTCTGATTTTCCAATATTGCAACCTTCAAGAAATACCTTGCACAGTTTTCACTTATAGTTTGAATCCATGCCAAG
The DNA window shown above is from Coregonus clupeaformis isolate EN_2021a chromosome 18, ASM2061545v1, whole genome shotgun sequence and carries:
- the LOC121530896 gene encoding inositol polyphosphate-5-phosphatase A-like, which codes for MEMYTDVLLVTANVGSLFDNVGEIESGWMRELLGTVQSHKPRFIALHFQEVGGKDYMVNMGHVEKFFWNIESSEEMRDFDRVCTYVDNHFKNVDSFTALGSMYFIHKSLKNIYQYDFNVKDFKAVSGQNKYVGSLDEVTTVEKEKFLKNFWPDFKWSRKGFMRTRWIIHNQGLDLVNVHLFHDASNLIACNTSPSIYSDNRQKALRYVINRISDSSYTPLPFFLFGDFNFRLDTLSLVQNLSTSAEVQTVKKDSSNEVEKIICEEKDNDHNVLLHIETKIFAYLHQAVFTEDNGRAILKYDKEIAAFQDVITEENILFPPSYPYSEDYTKPTQYMNTRCPSWCDRILMSHTAQDIIHRRDEGESSVVYNTMGPNVCMGDHKPVFLSFALKTNGH